CCTCGTCCGGGGGAGCGTCGGTCAGCCGTGCGGTGACCCACTGCAGGTTGGCCCGGGCGTCCTCGTCCCGGGGAGCGAGCCACAGGGCCCGGCGGAAGGAAAGGGCGGCAGGGCCCAGGCGGCCGGCACGGGCCTGGGCGCAGCCCAGGTTGTAGTACACCGACTCGTGGATCACCCCTCCGTCGGCCACCTGCTGCCAGAGGCTCTCCGCGCGGGCGTAGTCGCCGCTCTCGTAGGCTTCGGCGGCCCGGGCGAAGAGGGCTTCGGGCGTGGCGGCCCGGGACGGGCCCAGGGTGCTCAGCGCCAGCAGGACCGCGAGCATGGCGGGCATCCTCTTCATCGTGTCGCCTCCCTCACCACGGCGGCCACCGCATCGATCAGTGCCGTGTCGGCACTGCCGCCTCCGTAGCGCACGGCCTCGGCCCGGTCGACCAGGGAGACGATACGGGCGGCCAGTTCCCGGTCGCCGCAGGCCTCCGCCAGTCGTCGTCGCAGGCGCGGCGGGTCGAGAGCGCTGAGCCTGGCACCGGCCAGGTGGTCGATCAGGGTGTGCAGGGCGAGGATCAACTCCTTGGCGGCTTCTTCTCCGGAGGCCGCCTTGCGGGCCCGTGCCAGGTGGCCATCGATGCGCCGCCGCCAGCGCCGGCGCCGGCCGGCGGGCGAAAGGGCGATGCGCCGGGTGAGAGCCTGGGCCAGGGCCAGCAGGCCCAGCCCCAGGGGCGGAGCCAGGGCCGCGATCCAGGCCGCCGCCGCATCCCACAGCCCGGTGGCCCTCGAGCGCAACGCACGGGGTGTGGGATGCAGGAAGCGCAGGTCGCTACCCTGCGGCCGCACGGGCAGAGGAGCGCCTGTCCCGGCTTCGGCTCCGTGGCTTGCCGCGGGCAGGACCTCGATTTCGAGGGGACCGGAGGCAAGGGATCGGTAGGTTTCGGCATCCGGATCGAAGTAGCTGAAATGGACCCCGTCCAGGCGGATCGTCCCCGGTGCCCGGGCCACCAGGGGGAAGACGAAACGGCGTCCGCCCGTGGGTATTTCCTCCTCCAGGGGTTCGAAGCCCTGCACGTCCTGGGGCAGGTCGAGCAGGGGGGCGGCCATGGCCCCCAGGGGGCCGTCGCCCGTGATCCGCGCCACGACGTTGAAAGCCTCGCCGGCGCGCACGCGGCCGGGACTCACCTCGGCCTCGAGCCGGTAGTGGCCGACGCCGCCGGTGAAGTCCGTCGGCCGGTCCTTCTCGGGCAGGGGACGCACGTGCAACTTGAGGGCGGGGGCCACACGAGCGACCCGGTCGATCCTTTGTTCGAAGAAGAAGCCCAGCCGGTCCCGGTTGCGTCGGGGCACCCCGAAGGCGAAGGGCACGGCGGGAATCTCCACCTCGCCGGTACGGGTGGGGGTCAGGTGTCGGCGGAAGAGCACGTACTCGGTCCACTGCCGCCCTCGCCGGTCCTGGCTGACCCTGGCGGTGGCGTTGGGGTCGATCTTCTCGTCGTCGATGATGAAGCCGGCGATGGGTTCGAGGCGATCGGGATCGAAACCCTGCACCTTGACACGGGTGCGCAGGACGTAATCCAGGGTGACGGTCTGGCCCACGTAGACCTTCTTGCGGTCGAGGCGGGGGGTGATGGAGATTTCACTGTCAGGGGCCGAGGGGTCGTCGGCCGACTGGGGGAGAATCTTGATCGGCACGGCGGCGGTCTTGCGGGCCTCGTCCCCGATTTGCAGCGTGAAGGATGGAATCCGCCCCTCCCCCTGCTCGATGGCCAGGTATTCGATGGTGAAGGTTTTCGAAGCGCTGGACTTGCCGTTGATCCACGAGAAGGACTGGGAAGTCCTGACGCCGCCGGCGGGCACCAGGCGCCGGCCCTTGGGAGGGGAGCCGATTTCCGTCCGGGAAGCCTCGGGGCCGCTGACCTCGATCTGCACCCGCACGCCCTCGCCGACCCGCACGGTGCGGGGCTCGACCTGGACGTCGATTTCCACCGCCGGCACGGCGGCCGGCAGGCCCGCCCCGAGCAGGAGGGCGACGATCCACCCGCGGCCCTTCACCAGTCCTTCTCCCGTTTTTCGTGGGGGCCCCTTCGCTGGCGCCTGAGCGCTCGGCGCAGGGCGCTCTTCTCGT
The sequence above is drawn from the Acidobacteriota bacterium genome and encodes:
- a CDS encoding BatD family protein, which encodes MKGRGWIVALLLGAGLPAAVPAVEIDVQVEPRTVRVGEGVRVQIEVSGPEASRTEIGSPPKGRRLVPAGGVRTSQSFSWINGKSSASKTFTIEYLAIEQGEGRIPSFTLQIGDEARKTAAVPIKILPQSADDPSAPDSEISITPRLDRKKVYVGQTVTLDYVLRTRVKVQGFDPDRLEPIAGFIIDDEKIDPNATARVSQDRRGRQWTEYVLFRRHLTPTRTGEVEIPAVPFAFGVPRRNRDRLGFFFEQRIDRVARVAPALKLHVRPLPEKDRPTDFTGGVGHYRLEAEVSPGRVRAGEAFNVVARITGDGPLGAMAAPLLDLPQDVQGFEPLEEEIPTGGRRFVFPLVARAPGTIRLDGVHFSYFDPDAETYRSLASGPLEIEVLPAASHGAEAGTGAPLPVRPQGSDLRFLHPTPRALRSRATGLWDAAAAWIAALAPPLGLGLLALAQALTRRIALSPAGRRRRWRRRIDGHLARARKAASGEEAAKELILALHTLIDHLAGARLSALDPPRLRRRLAEACGDRELAARIVSLVDRAEAVRYGGGSADTALIDAVAAVVREATR